A region of Deltaproteobacteria bacterium DNA encodes the following proteins:
- a CDS encoding DNA-directed RNA polymerase subunit omega, whose translation MARVTVEDCLENVDNRFGLVHLTARRVRQIVKGSEVLVDCDNKDIVTALREIAEGYVRVDSDTLPQNIDE comes from the coding sequence ATGGCTCGCGTAACCGTAGAAGACTGTTTAGAAAATGTTGATAACCGTTTTGGTTTAGTTCACCTGACCGCCCGTCGCGTCAGACAAATTGTAAAAGGCTCCGAAGTTCTCGTTGACTGTGACAACAAAGATATCGTCACGGCCTTACGCGAAATAGCGGAAGGATATGTACGAGTAGACTCGGACACCCTTCCTCAAAACATCGACGAATAG
- the surE gene encoding 5'/3'-nucleotidase SurE, whose product MLILVSNDDGVYSPGIRALAKALKQIGEVWIVAPDRERSAASHSLTIHRPLRIQKISPQVYAVDGTPTDSVNLGINVLLKKKPDLVVSGINKGANMADDVHYSGTVSAAVEACLMGVPAIAISQIFGKRFLFNPAARFAVKLAKKVLKEGLPRGMVLNVNVPNVHEKEINGFEWVKLGKRNYGEALIEKLDPRGRPYYWVGGDQSGFVNIPGSDCNAIHENKITITPLQIDMTDHAAIKEFKNWKI is encoded by the coding sequence ATGCTTATTTTAGTCTCCAACGATGATGGGGTTTATTCCCCAGGGATTCGCGCCTTGGCCAAAGCGCTGAAGCAAATAGGCGAAGTCTGGATCGTTGCACCCGATCGTGAACGCAGTGCGGCCTCCCATTCTTTGACCATTCATAGGCCTCTGCGTATTCAAAAAATTTCTCCACAGGTTTATGCGGTTGACGGAACTCCTACCGATAGTGTCAATTTGGGAATCAATGTTCTCTTGAAAAAGAAACCCGATCTTGTGGTCTCAGGAATTAACAAGGGGGCAAACATGGCGGATGATGTTCATTATTCAGGTACGGTTTCTGCCGCGGTTGAAGCCTGTTTGATGGGCGTGCCTGCGATCGCTATATCGCAAATATTTGGGAAGCGTTTTCTCTTTAACCCTGCCGCCCGTTTTGCGGTAAAGTTGGCCAAAAAAGTCTTAAAAGAGGGTTTGCCTCGGGGAATGGTGCTCAATGTGAATGTCCCCAATGTTCATGAAAAAGAAATAAACGGTTTTGAATGGGTAAAACTGGGGAAGAGAAATTACGGAGAAGCACTCATTGAAAAGCTGGATCCACGGGGTAGGCCCTATTATTGGGTGGGGGGCGATCAAAGTGGTTTCGTGAATATTCCAGGATCTGATTGCAATGCAATTCACGAAAATAAAATTACAATTACTCCACTCCAGATCGACATGACCGATCATGCGGCTATTAAAGAATTTAAAAACTGGAAAATCTAG
- a CDS encoding helix-turn-helix domain-containing protein — MADFVVDQSRKEFLSIKEVANRLSLHEMTIYRLIKSKNLPAFKVGGQWRIQQQYLENWLTSHTNTLTD, encoded by the coding sequence ATGGCGGATTTTGTAGTGGACCAAAGTCGGAAAGAGTTCCTAAGCATTAAGGAAGTGGCCAATAGGCTAAGTTTGCATGAGATGACCATCTATAGGTTGATCAAAAGCAAAAATCTTCCTGCTTTTAAGGTGGGTGGGCAATGGAGGATTCAGCAGCAGTATTTAGAAAATTGGCTGACTTCCCATACCAACACCCTTACGGACTAG
- the pheS gene encoding phenylalanine--tRNA ligase subunit alpha — MLQKISDLKQSAFAELLPLNSEEEILSLKVKYLGKKGLLTNLLKDVGLLDPALRPQIGQASNEFKKALEEKIGLLLLFKKQQALAESLEKEKLDISLPGTPIAQGSFHPVSIILKQISDFFMRLGFDVFGGPEVENDFYNFEALGLPPNHPARDMQDTFYLGQTPAQNFGGAENSASSNLLLRTHTSPVQIRVMEKTQPPIRMIAPGVVYRRDSDLSHTPMFHQVEGLVVDEQIHFSDLKGLLKLFLKEMFGEEVKLQFRPSFFPFTEPSAEVDISCVLCKGSGCRVCKNTGWIEILGCGMVDPVVFSHVKYDSEKYSGFAFGMGVERIAMLKFGIDDLRAFFESDVRFLKQF, encoded by the coding sequence ATGCTACAAAAAATTTCTGACCTCAAACAATCTGCCTTTGCCGAACTTCTTCCCTTGAATTCGGAAGAAGAAATCCTTTCCCTCAAGGTAAAATATTTGGGCAAAAAGGGACTGCTTACCAATTTGCTCAAGGATGTGGGACTGCTGGATCCTGCTCTACGGCCTCAAATTGGACAGGCGAGTAATGAATTCAAGAAGGCCTTGGAGGAAAAAATTGGGCTGCTCTTGTTGTTTAAAAAACAACAGGCCTTGGCCGAGAGTCTGGAAAAGGAAAAATTGGACATCAGTCTTCCGGGAACTCCTATCGCTCAAGGCAGCTTTCATCCAGTCAGTATTATCCTGAAACAGATCTCCGATTTTTTCATGCGTCTGGGCTTTGATGTTTTTGGCGGGCCCGAAGTGGAAAACGATTTTTATAATTTTGAGGCCTTGGGACTTCCTCCCAATCATCCCGCAAGAGACATGCAAGATACGTTTTATTTGGGGCAAACCCCCGCGCAGAATTTTGGCGGAGCCGAAAATTCTGCTTCGTCAAATTTGCTTTTGCGTACTCATACTTCTCCGGTTCAAATTCGGGTGATGGAAAAAACGCAGCCTCCCATCCGTATGATAGCGCCCGGCGTGGTTTATCGCCGTGATTCCGATTTGTCGCACACGCCCATGTTTCACCAGGTAGAGGGTTTGGTGGTGGATGAACAGATTCATTTTTCCGATTTAAAAGGCCTCTTGAAACTTTTCTTGAAAGAGATGTTTGGCGAGGAGGTGAAATTGCAATTCAGACCCAGTTTTTTCCCCTTCACCGAACCCTCCGCAGAAGTGGATATTTCTTGTGTTCTTTGTAAAGGTTCCGGTTGCCGAGTTTGTAAAAACACGGGTTGGATTGAAATTTTAGGTTGCGGCATGGTGGATCCCGTCGTGTTTTCTCATGTGAAATACGACAGTGAAAAATATAGCGGGTTTGCCTTTGGAATGGGCGTAGAACGCATTGCCATGCTGAAATTTGGCATTGATGATCTGAGAGCTTTTTTTGAAAGCGATGTGAGGTTTTTGAAACAATTTTGA
- a CDS encoding phenylalanine--tRNA ligase subunit beta produces MKVTLNWLKEFVEIDLSAKDLASRLTYAGLEVEGIQEVGNFPETVVVVKILKIEKHPGADRLALCEVSLGEEIRTIVCGAKNMKEGDLVPLALPGTVLPDGKKIEAGKIRGVVSAGMLCSETELGLAETASGLLILPQNLRPGIALKKQLPLSDVVFEINVTPNRADCLSILGIAREIAALTGKTLKKNNPKFPVADFSSESRIQIELKDDTCPLYIGRVLLDVTVAASPLWVQKRLEWVGLRSINNIVDASNYVLIERGQPLHVFDLDKIEGGKICVQKWNPSLGKITSLDGSIPELTQKDLVICDSSKPLAIAGIMGGQNSGVSEQSKNLLLEAAYFDPATLRSSSKRLSLASESSYRFERGVDPASVAAASERLVELILAWAGGKASAQALEKRSKNYASRKVSLRKERLDKILGVEIPAESIVSILNALEFSPCKISSQVWECEIPSYRQDLEREVDLIEEIARLYGYDKIPETLPVSGYKAGRDYMSSPRLTAAKNFLVAQGFSELIHYSFISHQEIQKSAVECSNILSLQNPISDELSTLRPSLIPSLLASAKKNFSFSNSDLRFFELRKIYQKNSQGEVEERLSLALLVSGNKREAHWRGSRQKMDFYDLKGFVEALWTSLALPAFTLETSRRGSFHPGKSAELFVKGQMFGVFGELHPQVAEAFSLNEAVSLAELDFEKMLGFPIASVGFKKLSRFPGIGRDLTLQAPLELRSDKLLETMDQIKIEYLKEANLVSYFDKAPIPEGKKALTYHLYYQNEERTLTDEEVNEIHNKAVRKLLALLPLEWR; encoded by the coding sequence ATGAAAGTCACCCTCAACTGGCTAAAAGAATTTGTCGAGATTGATCTGAGCGCCAAGGATTTAGCGTCGCGGCTTACCTATGCCGGCCTTGAAGTAGAGGGGATTCAGGAAGTAGGGAATTTTCCGGAAACTGTCGTTGTTGTTAAAATTTTAAAAATTGAAAAACATCCGGGTGCCGATCGGCTTGCTTTGTGTGAAGTGAGTTTGGGGGAAGAAATTCGCACGATTGTGTGTGGCGCTAAGAATATGAAAGAGGGAGACTTAGTCCCTCTGGCCTTACCGGGAACTGTCCTTCCTGATGGTAAAAAAATTGAGGCCGGAAAGATTCGCGGGGTCGTGAGTGCAGGGATGTTGTGTTCGGAAACCGAACTGGGTTTGGCGGAAACTGCTTCGGGTCTGTTGATTCTCCCTCAAAATCTAAGGCCTGGAATTGCATTAAAGAAACAACTACCCCTTTCGGATGTAGTGTTTGAAATTAATGTTACTCCCAATCGTGCCGATTGCCTTTCTATTTTAGGCATTGCCAGAGAAATTGCTGCCTTGACGGGAAAGACCTTAAAGAAAAATAATCCAAAATTTCCTGTGGCTGATTTTAGCAGTGAAAGTCGCATCCAGATTGAACTGAAAGACGATACCTGTCCTCTTTATATTGGGCGTGTCCTCTTGGATGTGACGGTTGCCGCCTCTCCCCTGTGGGTTCAGAAGCGTCTCGAATGGGTAGGTCTAAGATCCATTAATAATATAGTAGATGCGAGCAACTATGTCCTCATCGAACGAGGTCAGCCTCTGCATGTCTTTGATTTGGACAAAATTGAAGGGGGCAAAATCTGCGTACAAAAATGGAATCCTTCTTTAGGAAAAATAACGAGCTTAGATGGGTCAATTCCTGAGTTGACTCAAAAGGATTTGGTCATTTGCGACAGCTCGAAACCCTTGGCCATTGCGGGAATCATGGGCGGTCAAAATTCTGGGGTGAGTGAGCAAAGCAAAAATCTGCTTTTGGAAGCCGCCTATTTTGATCCAGCGACCCTCCGCAGTTCTTCTAAGCGTTTGAGCCTTGCTTCCGAATCGAGTTATCGCTTTGAGCGAGGGGTAGATCCTGCGTCCGTGGCTGCTGCATCCGAAAGATTAGTGGAACTGATTTTGGCCTGGGCGGGGGGAAAAGCTTCTGCCCAGGCGCTTGAAAAAAGAAGCAAAAATTATGCATCTAGAAAAGTAAGTTTGCGCAAAGAGCGATTGGATAAAATTTTGGGAGTGGAGATCCCTGCTGAAAGTATCGTTTCCATTTTAAATGCCCTGGAATTTTCTCCCTGTAAAATTTCTTCTCAAGTTTGGGAATGTGAAATTCCAAGCTATCGACAAGATTTGGAACGTGAAGTTGATTTGATCGAAGAAATTGCGCGTCTTTATGGCTACGATAAAATTCCTGAAACCTTGCCTGTCAGTGGTTACAAAGCGGGCAGAGATTACATGAGCTCCCCTCGCCTGACGGCCGCTAAAAATTTTCTGGTCGCCCAGGGATTTAGCGAACTGATCCACTATAGTTTTATTTCCCATCAGGAGATTCAAAAAAGTGCTGTTGAATGCAGCAATATTTTATCTCTGCAAAATCCAATTTCAGATGAACTCTCTACGCTGCGCCCTTCTTTGATTCCCAGTCTGCTTGCTTCGGCAAAAAAGAATTTTTCTTTTTCAAATTCTGATCTTCGTTTTTTTGAACTTCGTAAAATATATCAAAAAAATAGTCAGGGAGAAGTGGAAGAGAGACTTTCTTTGGCCCTATTAGTGTCGGGGAATAAGCGGGAAGCTCATTGGCGAGGAAGCCGACAGAAAATGGATTTTTATGATCTGAAAGGATTTGTTGAAGCCCTCTGGACTTCTCTGGCTTTGCCGGCCTTCACCCTAGAAACAAGCAGGCGTGGGAGTTTTCACCCTGGGAAATCCGCAGAATTGTTTGTAAAAGGACAGATGTTTGGAGTGTTTGGGGAGCTGCATCCTCAAGTGGCGGAGGCATTTTCTTTGAATGAGGCCGTATCTCTGGCCGAGCTGGATTTTGAAAAAATGCTGGGATTTCCAATAGCATCCGTGGGCTTTAAAAAGCTTTCCCGCTTTCCTGGGATTGGGCGCGATCTAACCCTGCAGGCTCCTTTGGAATTAAGATCGGACAAGCTTTTGGAAACCATGGATCAAATAAAAATAGAGTACTTAAAGGAAGCGAATCTGGTGTCTTATTTCGACAAAGCGCCTATCCCCGAAGGAAAAAAAGCGTTGACTTATCATTTGTATTATCAAAATGAAGAACGCACCTTAACCGATGAAGAAGTGAATGAAATTCACAACAAAGCAGTAAGAAAACTGCTTGCCCTTTTACCCTTGGAATGGAGATGA
- the rpmI gene encoding 50S ribosomal protein L35 has translation MPKLKSKKGTKKRIKITKTGKVLIGRANKRHILTSKPKKRKRQAKGTTVLAKADQNRIRDLLPYGN, from the coding sequence ATGCCTAAGTTAAAATCAAAAAAAGGAACCAAGAAGAGAATTAAAATTACCAAAACGGGTAAGGTTTTGATTGGCAGAGCCAATAAACGCCATATCTTAACCAGTAAACCAAAAAAGCGAAAACGTCAGGCGAAGGGTACAACGGTACTTGCGAAGGCCGATCAAAATCGTATTCGTGATTTACTTCCTTACGGAAATTAA
- a CDS encoding M23 family metallopeptidase, with protein sequence MSICKNGGKFCLLIFEVFLQKHPLIKSFILLLFFSLTLSACSDFASIFKKNAGYSKKSSGKKADKAKIAAPNRKGKKGKVLSGYFIWPLEAEVSSPFGNRSGHMHDGIDIRSPEGTPFKAAAAGEVVFAAVFQGYGNLILIKHPNNYFTAYAHCSKMKVKEGDQVKQAQVIGEVGKTGHATGFHLHFEIRYESTPMDPLDFLPDR encoded by the coding sequence ATGTCGATTTGTAAAAATGGTGGGAAATTTTGCTTATTAATTTTCGAGGTATTTCTGCAGAAACACCCTCTAATCAAATCTTTTATCCTCCTCCTCTTTTTTAGCCTCACTCTGAGCGCCTGCTCCGACTTTGCCAGCATCTTCAAAAAAAATGCAGGTTACTCCAAAAAAAGTTCCGGTAAAAAAGCAGACAAAGCTAAAATAGCTGCTCCCAATCGTAAAGGTAAAAAAGGCAAGGTCTTGTCCGGATATTTCATTTGGCCTTTGGAAGCGGAAGTGAGTTCTCCCTTTGGAAATCGTAGTGGTCATATGCACGATGGCATTGATATTCGTTCACCGGAAGGCACTCCCTTTAAAGCCGCGGCTGCGGGAGAGGTGGTGTTTGCTGCTGTATTTCAGGGCTATGGGAATCTGATTTTAATCAAACATCCCAATAATTATTTTACTGCGTACGCCCATTGCTCAAAAATGAAAGTCAAGGAAGGCGATCAGGTAAAACAAGCCCAGGTGATAGGCGAAGTAGGAAAGACGGGCCATGCCACGGGTTTTCATCTTCATTTTGAAATTCGTTATGAATCCACGCCTATGGACCCCCTCGATTTTTTGCCGGATCGCTGA
- a CDS encoding GMC family oxidoreductase N-terminal domain-containing protein: MSKLFQFKSKERKILQALVDLLIPKTEKLPFCCEDLQLVDSLERSLQCCQATMQQSFRLGLKWLEWGGLLRFLKPFLKLQPLQQEKVVQSFYYSHFYPKKILFRLLEAKIISQYYSQKKVEEALGFYLKKPRIPASPALHSENVLLHSDKDLSLDCEVCVIGSGAGAAPLAAELSAQGLKVVILEEGGRYDLNDFKEPIGKRISQMWRESGLFAALGLPPVLLPFGRSVGGTTTINSGTCFRLPDKVIQKWNSQYDLKDISSEGLRPYFEKIESILHVTPVPEHLLGNSARIIQRGFQKMGMQGKPLLRNVINCEGSGVCTLGCPTDAKQSVQLNFIPQALQQGARLLAQCRVEEIVHEKGKVREVRAQFVDPLTAEKGAMVKVKAKVFVLAAGSIFSPVLLKKSKLNLAEVGKNLTLHPAGKAFALFEEEVRGWEGVPQSYYCEDYNDQGIMFEGIFTPPIGGPSILLMGLEHKTVMEQFDHLACFGFMISDDTRGSVYLGPKDYPMVLYNLIKSDVKKFIQGTRLLCRLFFEAGAKEVYTPFHPMPVLKSRADLEIFEKLEVTKKDMEVLAFHPLGTCRMGTEAEDSVVNSFGKVHEMDNLFISDGSIFPTSLGVNPQMTIMAFSLRIADYIKKNI; this comes from the coding sequence ATGAGTAAACTCTTTCAATTCAAGTCAAAGGAGAGAAAAATACTTCAGGCTTTGGTGGATCTGCTGATTCCCAAGACAGAGAAACTTCCCTTTTGCTGTGAAGATTTACAACTCGTCGATTCTTTGGAGAGATCTCTTCAGTGTTGCCAAGCCACTATGCAACAGTCCTTCAGGCTTGGATTAAAATGGCTGGAGTGGGGGGGGCTGCTTCGATTTTTAAAACCTTTTTTAAAACTTCAGCCTCTTCAGCAAGAAAAAGTTGTCCAATCTTTTTATTATTCTCATTTTTATCCCAAAAAGATCCTTTTCAGACTGCTGGAAGCCAAAATTATCTCTCAATATTACAGCCAAAAAAAGGTAGAAGAGGCCCTGGGTTTTTATCTTAAAAAGCCGCGGATTCCCGCTTCTCCCGCACTTCATTCCGAGAATGTGCTTCTTCATTCGGATAAAGATTTATCCCTCGATTGCGAGGTGTGCGTGATTGGCTCAGGCGCAGGGGCAGCTCCTCTAGCTGCCGAACTGAGTGCCCAGGGTTTGAAAGTGGTGATCCTGGAAGAAGGTGGGCGTTATGATCTGAATGATTTTAAAGAGCCTATTGGAAAGCGCATCAGTCAGATGTGGAGGGAGTCGGGTCTCTTTGCGGCCTTGGGTCTTCCTCCTGTCCTTTTACCTTTTGGACGTAGCGTGGGGGGCACCACGACCATCAACTCCGGGACCTGTTTTCGCCTACCGGATAAAGTGATCCAAAAATGGAATTCCCAATATGACCTGAAAGATATTTCATCCGAGGGTTTGCGGCCTTATTTTGAAAAAATTGAGTCTATCCTGCATGTGACCCCCGTGCCCGAACATCTTTTAGGGAATAGCGCCAGAATCATACAGCGCGGTTTTCAAAAAATGGGCATGCAGGGAAAGCCTCTGCTTCGAAATGTGATTAACTGCGAGGGAAGTGGTGTTTGTACTTTAGGTTGTCCCACGGATGCCAAGCAAAGTGTGCAACTCAACTTCATTCCTCAGGCCCTGCAACAAGGGGCTCGCCTGTTGGCTCAATGTCGAGTGGAAGAAATTGTTCATGAGAAAGGAAAGGTGCGGGAAGTGCGGGCACAATTTGTAGATCCTCTGACGGCTGAAAAAGGGGCCATGGTCAAAGTGAAGGCCAAGGTGTTTGTGCTTGCTGCCGGCAGTATTTTTTCTCCTGTACTGCTCAAAAAATCAAAGTTGAATTTGGCCGAGGTGGGTAAGAATTTAACGCTGCATCCTGCGGGCAAGGCCTTCGCTTTATTTGAAGAGGAAGTGCGGGGTTGGGAAGGAGTACCACAAAGCTACTATTGTGAAGACTACAATGACCAAGGCATCATGTTTGAAGGAATTTTCACTCCTCCCATCGGAGGGCCTTCCATCTTGTTGATGGGGCTTGAGCATAAAACGGTGATGGAGCAATTCGATCATCTGGCCTGTTTTGGTTTCATGATTAGCGATGACACGCGAGGCAGTGTTTATTTGGGCCCCAAAGATTATCCGATGGTTTTGTATAACCTGATAAAAAGCGACGTGAAAAAATTCATTCAGGGTACTCGCCTCTTGTGCAGGCTTTTTTTTGAAGCGGGCGCAAAAGAAGTTTACACGCCCTTCCATCCCATGCCTGTCTTGAAAAGCAGAGCGGACCTGGAAATTTTTGAAAAATTGGAAGTGACAAAAAAGGATATGGAGGTGCTGGCCTTTCATCCCTTGGGCACTTGCCGCATGGGGACAGAGGCGGAAGATTCGGTCGTCAATTCTTTTGGAAAAGTTCACGAGATGGACAATTTGTTCATTAGCGATGGCAGCATCTTTCCCACTTCTCTGGGAGTAAATCCTCAAATGACCATCATGGCTTTTTCGCTGCGGATTGCGGATTATATTAAAAAGAATATTTGA
- a CDS encoding protein-L-isoaspartate(D-aspartate) O-methyltransferase → MRLLKNLKTGKSRHSLHSFSHEYAVARRKMLEEQLISRNIHNERVLEVMAKIPRHRFVEEALVSQAYSDSPLNIGWGQTISQPYTVALLAQALELQGNEKILEIGTGCGYQSAVLSQLADQIYSIERLSPLLLKARKHLKELGLQNIILKLGDGSLGWPEKGPFAAIVAAAVSPEVPEPLVQQLCEGGRLVMPIAHQGKQFLVYIKKEKGHLKKQMIEECRFVKMVGNFAY, encoded by the coding sequence ATGCGGCTATTAAAGAATTTAAAAACTGGAAAATCTAGGCACTCCCTTCATTCCTTTAGTCACGAATATGCGGTTGCTCGCCGTAAGATGCTGGAAGAACAATTAATATCCCGAAATATCCACAATGAACGAGTGTTAGAAGTGATGGCAAAAATTCCCAGACATCGCTTTGTGGAAGAAGCCCTGGTGAGCCAGGCTTATAGCGATTCCCCCCTGAATATCGGATGGGGACAAACCATCTCTCAACCTTATACCGTGGCTTTGCTGGCCCAAGCCCTGGAACTCCAGGGCAATGAGAAGATTTTAGAGATAGGCACCGGCTGTGGTTATCAAAGTGCAGTCCTCTCCCAACTCGCCGATCAAATCTATTCGATAGAACGCTTAAGCCCCTTGTTACTCAAGGCCCGCAAGCATCTCAAAGAACTGGGCCTGCAAAATATTATTTTAAAATTAGGAGATGGCTCTTTGGGTTGGCCTGAAAAAGGCCCTTTTGCTGCGATTGTCGCAGCGGCAGTTTCTCCCGAAGTCCCTGAGCCTTTAGTACAGCAACTTTGCGAAGGAGGACGTCTGGTGATGCCGATTGCCCACCAGGGGAAACAATTTTTGGTTTATATCAAAAAAGAAAAGGGGCACTTAAAAAAACAGATGATCGAAGAATGTCGATTTGTAAAAATGGTGGGAAATTTTGCTTATTAA
- a CDS encoding DMT family transporter, with protein MNLPQHKLLKNGIFCMLLSCVFFSFMGAFVKIALQRVGVGQAIFCRSIITASILAIFMFKNKISFVGQHPLLLLGRALAGFTALSLNFYAVSKIPLGDAAILNQTSPIFVALLSAFLLGERPSAYSLFLSAVSLLGVVLIIKPVFSHLNIAYVAGLLSGFMAALAYLSIRQLHNTDSSFTMAMYFAAVSSVFSFPWMLHHFSATFPFIWILLVLSGLAGTLGQLFLTVAYKYEEAWVIAPINYSGVLFSFLWGIFLFKESPDLYSLMGSVLIIVSCILLTRRPSPLP; from the coding sequence ATGAACCTTCCCCAACACAAACTGCTCAAAAATGGAATCTTCTGCATGCTGCTTTCTTGCGTCTTTTTTTCCTTCATGGGTGCCTTTGTTAAAATTGCACTGCAACGGGTGGGTGTGGGTCAGGCAATTTTTTGTCGCTCCATTATTACAGCAAGCATCCTGGCTATTTTCATGTTCAAAAATAAAATCTCTTTTGTGGGCCAACATCCTCTATTGCTTTTGGGTAGAGCCTTGGCGGGATTTACGGCCTTAAGCCTGAATTTTTATGCGGTCTCCAAAATCCCTTTGGGAGATGCCGCCATTCTGAATCAGACTTCACCCATATTTGTCGCCCTGCTTTCAGCATTCCTCTTGGGTGAGAGGCCCAGCGCTTATTCGCTCTTTCTGAGTGCCGTCTCCTTGCTGGGGGTGGTACTGATTATCAAACCCGTCTTTAGCCATTTGAACATTGCCTACGTCGCCGGTTTGCTGAGTGGTTTTATGGCGGCGCTGGCTTATCTATCCATTCGACAACTGCACAACACCGATTCTTCGTTTACCATGGCCATGTACTTTGCGGCGGTGAGCAGTGTTTTTTCATTCCCCTGGATGCTGCATCATTTTAGCGCTACTTTTCCCTTCATCTGGATATTGCTTGTTTTATCTGGATTAGCGGGCACCTTGGGACAACTTTTTCTAACCGTCGCCTACAAATACGAAGAGGCCTGGGTAATTGCACCCATCAACTATAGTGGTGTTTTATTTTCTTTTTTGTGGGGGATCTTTCTCTTTAAAGAAAGTCCGGATTTGTATTCGCTGATGGGGTCTGTGCTTATTATTGTCTCTTGTATTCTGCTGACACGAAGACCTTCCCCTCTCCCTTGA
- a CDS encoding MerR family transcriptional regulator encodes MVIENTQVQIPDKLYFKIGEVAKLVGVKPYVLRYWETEFPEIRPGKSQTNQRLYKRKEVETVFKIKELLYKEKFTISGARKRLKDIERGMVVPEEEAKQMPLFAAPENKDFFVKLKTELNQMLEMIQ; translated from the coding sequence ATGGTGATTGAAAATACTCAAGTTCAAATTCCCGATAAACTCTATTTCAAGATTGGTGAAGTGGCAAAACTGGTAGGTGTTAAGCCTTATGTCCTTCGCTATTGGGAGACTGAGTTTCCGGAAATCAGGCCAGGGAAGAGTCAGACGAATCAGCGTTTATACAAGCGCAAAGAGGTGGAAACTGTTTTTAAGATAAAAGAGTTGCTCTACAAAGAAAAGTTTACCATCAGTGGAGCGAGAAAGCGTTTGAAAGACATTGAGCGAGGGATGGTGGTTCCTGAAGAAGAAGCAAAGCAAATGCCTCTTTTTGCTGCCCCTGAAAACAAGGATTTCTTTGTAAAGCTCAAGACAGAGTTAAATCAGATGCTGGAGATGATACAGTAG
- the rplT gene encoding 50S ribosomal protein L20 has translation MPRAKRGFKARRRRKKVLKQASGYRGGRSKLFRTAQEAVDKGLQYAYKDRRLKKRDFRAIWIMRINAAVREAGLSYSKFINGLKKASILLDRKVLSDIAIQDALGFGKLIERVKAALA, from the coding sequence ATGCCAAGGGCTAAGCGGGGCTTTAAAGCCAGAAGAAGAAGAAAAAAAGTATTAAAACAGGCTAGTGGATATCGTGGAGGACGTTCGAAGTTGTTTAGAACGGCACAGGAGGCGGTCGATAAAGGTTTGCAATATGCCTACAAAGATCGCCGTCTCAAAAAACGTGATTTTCGTGCGATTTGGATTATGCGTATTAACGCGGCAGTTCGAGAAGCGGGACTCAGCTATTCCAAATTCATCAATGGATTAAAGAAGGCCAGCATTCTACTCGATCGTAAAGTGCTTTCCGATATTGCCATTCAAGATGCCTTGGGATTTGGTAAATTGATTGAGAGAGTCAAGGCAGCTTTGGCTTAA
- a CDS encoding integration host factor subunit alpha: protein MTKADIVEAIYEKIGFSKKESADIVELVFDGMKETLEKGEKIKISGFGNFVVRAKRPRVGRNPQTGEEIEISARKVLTFRPSQVLKAALNK from the coding sequence ATGACCAAAGCCGATATCGTAGAAGCCATTTATGAGAAAATAGGATTTTCAAAAAAAGAATCTGCGGATATCGTGGAGTTGGTCTTTGATGGGATGAAAGAAACTTTGGAAAAGGGTGAGAAAATTAAAATTTCTGGTTTTGGAAATTTTGTGGTGAGAGCAAAACGTCCGAGGGTAGGTAGAAATCCTCAGACGGGTGAAGAAATAGAAATTTCGGCAAGGAAGGTATTGACTTTCCGCCCTAGCCAGGTGCTGAAAGCAGCACTCAACAAGTAG
- a CDS encoding adenine phosphoribosyltransferase — MIDLKKIIRDVPNFPKPGILFKDITPLLANAEAFKQVIDSFVERYKNQKLKAIVGVESRGFIFASALAYALNTGVVLIRKNGKLPAETIKQGYSLEYGKDHIEIHKDSILPGDQVLLMDDVLATGGTANASCELIQKMGGKLLEVAFVIELGFLKGRDNLKGKEIFSLLQYA, encoded by the coding sequence ATGATCGATTTAAAGAAAATTATTCGCGACGTTCCTAACTTCCCAAAACCAGGGATCCTCTTTAAAGATATCACCCCGCTGCTGGCAAATGCAGAGGCCTTCAAGCAAGTGATTGATTCTTTTGTAGAGCGCTATAAAAATCAAAAACTGAAGGCGATTGTGGGTGTGGAGTCTCGAGGATTCATCTTCGCCTCGGCTTTGGCCTATGCCCTGAACACCGGCGTGGTGCTCATCCGCAAAAATGGAAAACTTCCGGCAGAAACCATCAAGCAAGGCTATTCTTTAGAATATGGAAAAGATCATATTGAAATTCATAAAGATTCGATTTTACCTGGTGACCAGGTATTGTTAATGGATGACGTGCTCGCCACAGGGGGCACCGCCAATGCGTCTTGCGAGCTCATTCAAAAAATGGGGGGCAAGCTTTTAGAGGTGGCCTTTGTCATTGAGTTGGGCTTTTTAAAGGGAAGGGATAATTTGAAAGGAAAAGAAATTTTTTCTCTCCTGCAGTACGCCTAA